In a single window of the Streptomyces sp. NBC_00094 genome:
- the cobC gene encoding Rv2231c family pyridoxal phosphate-dependent protein CobC, whose protein sequence is MVCAHLGVGARPGAGTDEVLALVDAVLREAGLTRASVRSLGTLDARVTRSGVADAAGELGVPVRGFPAGELAAVSVPNPSASPLVATGTASVAEAAALLTAGAGAVLLVPKRKSRRVTCAVATCVTVCPDERAPGVRLLPLPHGYIAGEPGSPPTIPTPHTTAAMDTHTPTDAHDLRHHGDAEVRDEKLIDLAVNVRTNTPPDWLRRRIADSLTGLAAYPDGRAARAAVAVRHDLPPGRVLLTAGAAEAFVLIARALPARRPVVVHPQFTEPEAALRDAGHEVGRVLLREEDGFRLDPAAVPEDADLVVIGNPTNPTSVLHPAASIAALARPGRTLVVDEAFMDAVPGERESLAGRTDVPGLVVLRSLTKTWGLAGLRIGYALAEPETIAALERAQPLWPVSTPALVAAEACMTRAALAEAEHAAHRIGVERAHLLAGLAEFDEVRTVDGAEAPFVLIRIEGADAIRDRLRLLGFAARRGDTFPGLDRNWLRLAVRDRMTTNRFLQALDQALLLGG, encoded by the coding sequence GTGGTGTGCGCGCACCTCGGCGTCGGGGCCCGGCCGGGTGCCGGGACGGACGAAGTGCTCGCGCTCGTCGACGCGGTGCTGCGGGAGGCGGGGTTGACGCGGGCGTCCGTGCGCTCGCTCGGGACGCTGGACGCGCGGGTCACGAGATCGGGGGTCGCGGACGCGGCCGGGGAGTTGGGGGTCCCGGTGCGCGGGTTCCCGGCCGGGGAGCTGGCCGCCGTCTCCGTACCGAACCCCTCGGCGTCGCCGCTGGTCGCGACGGGGACGGCGTCGGTGGCGGAGGCCGCGGCGCTGCTCACGGCGGGGGCGGGGGCCGTACTGCTCGTGCCGAAGCGGAAATCCCGGCGCGTAACGTGCGCGGTTGCCACATGCGTCACGGTTTGTCCGGACGAACGTGCCCCAGGCGTACGGTTGTTGCCCCTGCCTCACGGGTACATCGCTGGCGAGCCTGGCTCACCCCCCACCATCCCCACCCCCCACACGACGGCGGCCATGGACACGCACACACCCACCGACGCCCACGACCTGCGCCACCACGGTGACGCCGAGGTCCGGGACGAGAAGTTGATCGATCTCGCGGTCAACGTCCGGACGAACACGCCTCCGGACTGGCTGCGCAGACGGATCGCCGATTCGCTGACCGGCCTCGCGGCCTATCCCGACGGCCGTGCCGCACGGGCCGCGGTCGCCGTGCGGCACGATCTGCCGCCGGGCCGGGTGCTGCTCACCGCCGGCGCCGCCGAGGCCTTCGTGCTGATCGCGCGAGCGCTGCCGGCGCGCCGGCCGGTGGTGGTGCACCCGCAGTTCACCGAGCCGGAGGCGGCGCTGCGCGACGCCGGGCACGAGGTGGGCCGGGTGCTGCTGCGCGAGGAGGACGGCTTCCGGCTGGATCCGGCGGCGGTCCCCGAGGACGCGGACCTGGTGGTGATCGGGAACCCCACGAACCCGACCTCCGTCCTGCATCCCGCCGCCTCGATCGCCGCCCTGGCCCGCCCCGGACGGACGCTGGTGGTGGACGAGGCGTTCATGGACGCGGTGCCGGGCGAGCGGGAGTCGCTGGCCGGGCGGACCGACGTGCCGGGGCTCGTGGTGCTGCGCAGCCTCACCAAGACCTGGGGACTCGCGGGCCTGCGGATCGGGTACGCGCTGGCCGAGCCGGAGACGATCGCCGCCCTTGAGCGGGCGCAGCCGCTGTGGCCGGTGTCGACGCCGGCGCTGGTGGCGGCGGAGGCCTGTATGACGCGGGCGGCGCTCGCGGAGGCCGAGCACGCGGCGCACCGGATCGGGGTGGAGCGGGCGCATCTGCTCGCCGGTCTGGCGGAGTTCGACGAGGTGCGGACGGTGGACGGTGCGGAGGCCCCCTTCGTCCTGATCCGGATCGAGGGGGCGGACGCGATACGGGACCGGCTGCGGCTGCTCGGCTTCGCGGCCCGCAGGGGGGACACGTTCCCTGGGCTCGACCGGAACTGGCTGCGGCTCGCGGTCCGGGACCGGATGACGACGAACCGTTTCCTCCAGGCCTTGGACCAGGCGCTCCTGCTGGGCGGCTGA
- a CDS encoding SCO1860 family LAETG-anchored protein — protein sequence MNSNTFRTPVRRTAAAATVAALAVGPVLLAAPAAHATGGEGRATAVVLRAGLDVSLLGKTVNVPVRTSLNEVKAPETESETALTVKVQGAEGGQPIDILAAEVATSKATVDETKAEGYVNLVKAQVHVPGIPLLSLIEVEKVTSKALCEAGKEPVAESNVLGHVTVFGKKTTLSTGGRTQVSVPGIGKVTLDLSRTSTTSRTAAATALELKVEVDPLKLGVAEVNGTVTLAEATCETPEGVAPTEKPTEKPTETPTEAPTEQPTREPSERPSEQPSQQPSTPAPSSDGGVKTNNGGITPTENLAETGGSSATTYIAAGALALLVAGGGALAFTRSRARSRG from the coding sequence TTGAACAGCAACACCTTCCGCACGCCCGTACGCCGTACCGCCGCCGCCGCGACCGTCGCCGCCCTGGCCGTCGGCCCCGTGCTCCTCGCGGCCCCGGCGGCGCACGCCACGGGCGGCGAAGGGCGTGCCACCGCCGTCGTCCTGCGGGCGGGCCTCGACGTCTCCCTCCTGGGCAAGACGGTGAACGTGCCCGTGCGCACCTCCCTCAACGAGGTCAAGGCGCCGGAGACCGAGAGCGAGACCGCGCTCACCGTGAAGGTGCAGGGGGCCGAGGGCGGTCAGCCGATCGACATCCTCGCCGCCGAGGTCGCCACCTCGAAGGCCACCGTGGACGAGACGAAGGCCGAGGGGTACGTGAACCTCGTCAAGGCGCAGGTCCACGTCCCCGGCATTCCGCTGCTCTCCCTCATCGAGGTCGAGAAGGTCACGTCCAAGGCGCTGTGCGAGGCGGGGAAGGAGCCGGTCGCCGAGTCCAACGTCCTCGGGCACGTGACCGTCTTCGGCAAGAAGACCACCCTGTCCACCGGCGGCCGGACCCAGGTGAGCGTGCCGGGCATCGGCAAGGTGACCCTGGACCTCTCCCGTACGTCCACGACCTCCCGCACCGCGGCGGCGACCGCCCTCGAACTCAAGGTGGAGGTCGACCCGCTGAAGCTCGGCGTGGCCGAGGTCAACGGCACGGTCACGCTCGCCGAGGCGACCTGCGAGACGCCCGAGGGCGTGGCCCCCACCGAGAAGCCCACCGAGAAGCCCACGGAGACGCCGACCGAGGCGCCCACGGAGCAGCCCACGCGGGAGCCCTCCGAGCGGCCGTCCGAGCAGCCCTCGCAGCAGCCCTCCACCCCGGCTCCGAGCAGCGACGGCGGGGTGAAGACGAACAACGGCGGCATCACCCCCACCGAGAACCTCGCCGAGACCGGCGGCAGCTCCGCCACCACGTACATCGCGGCGGGCGCGCTCGCCCTCCTGGTCGCGGGCGGCGGTGCGCTGGCGTTCACCCGCTCGCGTGCCCGCTCGCGCGGCTGA
- a CDS encoding siderophore-interacting protein, giving the protein MGHGWQGAVLKLFRGKDFTFTVTGAEQVTEDYRRVSFTDGGLLAAAGIHPTMWVRLWFDDAGKPHQRAYTLVDPDLAAGTFSLEFALHDGIASRWARTCAPGDTVEATLQGTGFEAPDPLPARLLVVGDPASLPAVNSLLDALPGVPATVWFETQHASDDDLPVRLDPEHHELRRIPRQGGGAELVARVKAELPELADAASYVWIACDTTTTRTLAAYARKELALPKERVHALGYWRAS; this is encoded by the coding sequence GTGGGTCATGGCTGGCAGGGGGCGGTCCTCAAACTGTTTCGCGGCAAGGACTTCACGTTCACGGTGACGGGGGCCGAGCAGGTCACCGAGGACTACCGCAGGGTGAGCTTCACCGACGGCGGGCTGCTCGCCGCGGCCGGGATCCACCCGACGATGTGGGTCCGTCTCTGGTTCGACGACGCCGGCAAGCCGCACCAGCGCGCGTACACCCTGGTCGACCCCGACCTCGCCGCGGGCACCTTCAGTCTCGAATTCGCCCTCCATGACGGCATAGCCAGCCGCTGGGCCCGCACCTGCGCCCCCGGCGACACCGTGGAAGCCACGCTCCAGGGCACCGGCTTCGAGGCCCCCGACCCGCTCCCGGCGCGGCTCCTCGTGGTCGGCGACCCGGCCTCCCTGCCGGCCGTCAACTCCCTGCTCGACGCGCTCCCCGGCGTCCCCGCCACCGTCTGGTTCGAGACGCAGCACGCCTCCGACGACGACCTGCCGGTCCGGCTCGATCCCGAGCACCACGAGCTGCGCCGGATCCCGCGCCAGGGCGGCGGCGCCGAACTCGTCGCCCGCGTGAAGGCCGAGCTGCCCGAGCTCGCGGACGCGGCCTCGTACGTCTGGATCGCCTGCGACACGACGACGACCCGCACCCTCGCCGCGTACGCCCGCAAGGAGCTCGCCCTTCCCAAGGAGCGCGTCCACGCGCTCGGGTACTGGCGCGCGAGCTGA
- a CDS encoding penicillin acylase family protein produces the protein MSIEIYRDAWGVPHLRATDPEELAFAQGRVTARDRAWQLEVERHRAQGTTAAFLGAAELGWDTFVRRARLADTARRCYERLEASDAPTAAWVRAYVDGVNDGLADGARRAPEFAETGLAPGRWEPWTPLAVWLSTHILFAGFPTKLWREQVATRLGEEWTELFATDGPGTAGSNGWVVSGERTASGAALVAGDPHRFIEAPGVYQQIRLACPAYDVVGLAVPGVPGLAHFGHTGSVAWAITNAMADYQDLYRERLRRLPGGGVEALGPEGWRPATAHRETIEVAGGEPVVIEVVETERGPVIIGVDGEPGSGDGVVGEPGSGSGTDGEPESGNRVDGEPGSGSAGPSEWEAVALRYPPRVTGELGFGVLPGLLRARTVADVDAALDGWVEPVNVVQAADTQGGLLHRVAGHVPVRDRANSLRLVPAWEPAHAWEPGPAPLPRAEVRGHAVMANARGLAAPLGVEFAPPHRAARIDALLDGSTDWTPETTTAVHTDTDNPSAARLLATVERAADGLSPAAGAVRARLLRWDRRMTAESTDAGLYAAVRGAVVRRLAGHEAFTALREPAPYPELFRPWLALGPRVAFALETLLTAGPVPAGDVDRIVREALEEVGAGEPPAAWGVTHRLAPWQALPDADDAQWPGLAGDHDCVLSTSSVPGWTDRSARASAARYVWDLADRERSGWIVPFGASGVPGDPHHRDQLPLWLRGELAPVTTDWNLLTEEREQHEKHEETR, from the coding sequence GTGAGCATCGAGATCTACCGGGACGCCTGGGGCGTCCCTCATCTGCGCGCCACGGACCCGGAGGAACTCGCCTTCGCCCAGGGGCGCGTCACCGCCCGGGACCGCGCCTGGCAGCTGGAGGTCGAGCGGCACCGGGCCCAGGGCACCACGGCCGCCTTCCTCGGCGCCGCCGAGCTCGGCTGGGACACCTTCGTCCGGCGGGCGCGGCTCGCGGACACCGCGCGCCGCTGCTACGAGCGGCTCGAAGCCTCCGACGCTCCGACGGCCGCGTGGGTCCGGGCGTACGTGGACGGGGTCAACGACGGCCTGGCGGACGGGGCCCGGCGGGCACCCGAGTTCGCGGAGACCGGCCTCGCACCCGGGCGGTGGGAGCCGTGGACCCCGCTCGCCGTCTGGCTCTCCACCCACATCCTCTTCGCCGGCTTCCCCACGAAGCTGTGGCGGGAGCAGGTCGCCACGCGGCTCGGCGAGGAGTGGACGGAGCTCTTCGCGACGGACGGACCGGGCACGGCGGGCTCCAACGGCTGGGTGGTGTCCGGCGAACGGACCGCGAGCGGCGCGGCCCTGGTGGCCGGCGACCCGCACCGGTTCATCGAGGCGCCGGGCGTCTACCAGCAGATCCGGCTCGCCTGCCCGGCGTACGACGTGGTGGGCCTCGCCGTACCCGGCGTCCCCGGCCTCGCCCACTTCGGCCACACCGGCTCGGTGGCCTGGGCGATCACCAACGCGATGGCCGACTACCAGGACCTGTACCGGGAGCGGCTCCGCCGGCTGCCCGGGGGCGGGGTGGAGGCCCTCGGGCCCGAGGGCTGGCGCCCGGCGACGGCACACCGGGAGACGATCGAGGTCGCGGGCGGTGAGCCCGTCGTGATCGAGGTGGTCGAGACGGAGCGGGGCCCCGTGATCATCGGGGTGGACGGGGAGCCCGGGAGCGGGGACGGGGTGGTCGGCGAGCCCGGGAGCGGTTCCGGGACGGACGGCGAGCCCGAGAGCGGGAACCGGGTCGACGGCGAGCCCGGGAGCGGTTCCGCCGGGCCGTCCGAGTGGGAGGCCGTCGCCCTCCGGTACCCGCCGCGGGTCACCGGTGAGCTCGGCTTCGGCGTCCTGCCCGGGCTGCTGCGCGCCCGGACCGTCGCGGACGTGGACGCGGCCCTCGACGGCTGGGTCGAGCCCGTGAACGTCGTCCAGGCCGCCGACACCCAGGGCGGCCTGCTGCACCGGGTCGCCGGGCACGTACCCGTACGGGACCGGGCCAACTCCCTGCGGCTCGTGCCCGCCTGGGAGCCGGCGCACGCCTGGGAGCCCGGGCCCGCGCCGCTGCCCCGCGCCGAGGTCCGCGGCCACGCCGTCATGGCCAACGCCCGGGGGCTCGCCGCGCCCCTCGGCGTCGAGTTCGCCCCGCCGCACCGGGCGGCCCGTATCGACGCACTCCTCGACGGCTCGACGGACTGGACCCCGGAGACGACGACGGCCGTCCACACCGACACCGACAATCCCTCCGCGGCCCGGCTCCTCGCCACGGTGGAGCGGGCGGCCGACGGCCTCTCCCCCGCCGCGGGCGCCGTGCGCGCGCGACTGCTCCGCTGGGACCGGCGGATGACGGCGGAGAGCACCGACGCGGGCCTGTACGCGGCGGTGCGCGGCGCCGTCGTGCGGCGGCTCGCCGGGCACGAGGCCTTCACGGCGCTCCGCGAACCCGCCCCGTACCCCGAGCTGTTCCGCCCCTGGCTGGCCCTCGGGCCGCGCGTCGCCTTCGCCCTGGAGACCCTGCTCACGGCCGGTCCCGTACCGGCCGGGGACGTCGACCGGATCGTCCGCGAGGCCCTGGAGGAGGTCGGGGCCGGTGAACCGCCCGCCGCCTGGGGCGTGACCCACCGCCTCGCGCCCTGGCAGGCGCTCCCCGACGCCGACGACGCCCAGTGGCCGGGGCTCGCCGGGGACCACGACTGCGTCCTGTCCACGTCCAGCGTGCCCGGCTGGACCGACCGCAGCGCGCGGGCCTCCGCGGCCCGTTACGTCTGGGACCTCGCCGACCGCGAGCGGAGCGGCTGGATCGTGCCGTTCGGGGCCTCCGGGGTCCCCGGCGACCCGCACCACCGCGACCAGCTCCCCCTGTGGCTGCGGGGCGAGCTCGCCCCCGTCACCACCGACTGGAACCTGCTCACCGAAGAGCGCGAGCAGCACGAGAAGCACGAGGAAACACGATGA
- a CDS encoding GNAT family N-acetyltransferase, with the protein MTTATAVYDEAVEGFGTVRVVPIDPDRDAPLIHAWVNEERARFWGMGGTSVEQVREIYAHLDSLTTHHGYLVSRDGEPVALFQTYDPEADRISECYEVLPGDIGVHLMIAPIASPEPGFSGRLLDALVDFSLRGHSRVVVEPDAANEKAIARMIRVGFEPGPEVVLPEVDLPEVFIPEKKARLAFLSR; encoded by the coding sequence ATGACCACCGCCACCGCTGTCTACGACGAGGCCGTCGAGGGCTTCGGCACCGTCCGCGTCGTCCCGATCGACCCCGACCGGGACGCCCCCCTCATCCACGCCTGGGTGAACGAGGAGCGCGCCCGCTTCTGGGGCATGGGCGGGACCAGCGTCGAGCAGGTGCGGGAGATCTACGCGCACCTCGACTCGCTGACCACCCACCACGGTTACCTGGTCAGCCGGGACGGGGAGCCGGTCGCCCTCTTCCAGACGTACGACCCCGAGGCCGACCGGATCAGCGAGTGCTACGAGGTCCTGCCGGGTGACATCGGCGTGCACCTGATGATCGCGCCGATCGCCTCGCCCGAGCCCGGCTTCTCGGGCCGGCTGCTCGACGCCCTCGTCGACTTCTCCCTGCGCGGCCACTCCCGGGTGGTCGTCGAGCCCGACGCCGCCAACGAGAAGGCGATCGCCCGGATGATCCGCGTCGGGTTCGAGCCGGGCCCGGAGGTCGTGCTGCCCGAGGTGGACCTGCCGGAGGTCTTCATCCCGGAGAAGAAGGCGCGGCTCGCGTTCCTGAGCCGCTGA
- a CDS encoding amidohydrolase family protein, whose translation MSDHTVLHVKGRVLVGPEDVRDELWCVDGRITFDRPAAEAVTVEGWVLPGLVDAHCHVGLDRHGPVDDATSEKQALTDRDAGTLLIRDAGSPSDTRWIDEREDLPKVIRAGRHIARTRRYIRNYAHEIEPADLVAYVGREARRGDGWVKLVGDWIDREAGDLTACWPRAEVEAAIAEAHRLGARVTAHCFAEDSLRDLVEAGIDCIEHATGLTEDTIPLFAERGVAIVPTLVNIATFPHLADGGEEKFPRWSAHMRRLHERRYDTVRAAFDAGVPVFVGTDAGGSLAHGLVAEEVEELTRAGIPPIDALAATAWGARAWLGRPSLEEGAPADLVVYGEDPRADVRVLAAPRRVVVNGRVVG comes from the coding sequence ATGAGCGATCACACGGTGCTGCATGTGAAGGGGCGGGTGCTCGTCGGCCCTGAGGACGTACGGGACGAACTCTGGTGCGTCGACGGGCGGATCACCTTCGACCGGCCCGCCGCCGAGGCGGTGACCGTCGAGGGCTGGGTGCTGCCCGGACTGGTCGACGCCCACTGCCACGTCGGGCTCGACCGGCACGGCCCGGTCGACGATGCCACCAGCGAGAAGCAGGCCCTCACCGACCGGGACGCGGGCACCCTGCTGATCCGGGACGCCGGTTCGCCCTCCGACACCCGCTGGATCGACGAGCGCGAGGACCTCCCGAAGGTCATCCGCGCGGGCCGGCACATCGCCCGTACCCGTCGCTACATCCGGAACTACGCCCACGAGATCGAGCCCGCCGACCTCGTCGCGTACGTCGGCCGGGAGGCCCGGCGCGGCGACGGCTGGGTCAAGCTCGTCGGCGACTGGATCGACCGCGAGGCGGGCGACCTCACCGCCTGCTGGCCGCGCGCCGAGGTCGAGGCGGCCATCGCCGAGGCGCACCGGCTCGGCGCCCGCGTCACCGCGCACTGCTTCGCCGAGGACTCGCTCCGCGACCTCGTCGAGGCGGGCATCGACTGCATCGAGCACGCCACCGGTCTCACCGAGGACACGATCCCGCTCTTCGCCGAGCGGGGCGTGGCCATCGTCCCGACCCTGGTGAACATCGCGACCTTCCCGCACCTCGCGGACGGCGGCGAGGAGAAGTTCCCCCGCTGGTCGGCCCATATGCGCAGGCTTCACGAGCGGCGGTACGACACCGTCCGCGCCGCCTTCGACGCGGGCGTCCCCGTCTTCGTCGGCACCGACGCGGGCGGCTCCCTCGCCCACGGGCTCGTCGCCGAGGAGGTCGAGGAGCTGACCCGGGCCGGCATCCCGCCGATCGACGCCCTCGCGGCCACCGCCTGGGGAGCCAGGGCCTGGCTGGGCCGCCCCTCCCTGGAGGAGGGCGCCCCCGCCGACCTGGTCGTCTACGGCGAGGACCCGCGCGCGGACGTCCGCGTCCTGGCGGCGCCGCGCAGGGTCGTCGTCAACGGCCGGGTGGTGGGCTGA
- a CDS encoding FG-GAP repeat protein, translated as MRKHRSAALAAATLLLLTGAGIATAPAAWAGVPGGTRADDRNHDFDGDGFDDVLAGAPGATVGGKRGAGLVTVQYGSPDGIDTRAATIVSQDTTGVPGAAETGDSFGAAVATGDLDGDGYDDAVIGAPGEDIGTRADVGGVIVLWGSPHGLVGTDSQWVDSLNGPVAGARFGSAFAAARFTAETSGDQLIVLDRRYVEWHRFGAASGTGGARLAADRRAHTAAALDRTTLAPSGARAAGTAAAPVPRDLVAKSVTTGDYDKNGFADLVVSGVTTGAEPGHGWSWYLAGGTDSLVYQRELRGGPVTASGDIDGDGYDDLVTGEPHSPDDGGESMTGGLVGVYRGGPNGPAGATGVGTPPQWWTQNSAGVPGASERGDGWGTDLSLGDTDRDGYADLAIGAPGEDIGTVVDVGMVTVLRGTARGLTGTGAASWTQDSPSVPGAVERDDRFGGQVRLVDPDADGRFSLLAAAPGENTADGHVWLFPARTGGLTATGSWSFGVSSFGGPYLDARYGSAIDE; from the coding sequence ATGCGCAAGCACCGCTCCGCCGCCCTCGCCGCGGCGACGCTCCTCCTCCTCACCGGCGCGGGGATCGCGACCGCCCCGGCCGCCTGGGCCGGCGTGCCCGGCGGCACTCGCGCCGACGACCGCAACCACGACTTCGACGGCGACGGCTTCGACGACGTCCTCGCCGGCGCGCCCGGCGCGACCGTCGGCGGCAAGCGGGGCGCCGGCCTCGTCACCGTCCAGTACGGCTCGCCGGACGGCATCGACACCCGCGCCGCCACGATCGTCAGCCAGGACACCACCGGGGTGCCCGGCGCCGCCGAGACGGGCGACTCCTTCGGCGCCGCCGTCGCCACGGGCGACCTCGACGGCGACGGCTACGACGACGCCGTGATCGGCGCCCCCGGCGAGGACATCGGCACCCGCGCCGACGTCGGCGGCGTGATCGTCCTCTGGGGGTCCCCGCACGGCCTCGTCGGCACCGACAGCCAGTGGGTCGACAGCCTCAACGGACCGGTGGCCGGGGCCCGTTTCGGGTCCGCGTTCGCCGCCGCCCGGTTCACCGCCGAGACCAGCGGGGACCAGCTGATCGTCCTCGACCGCCGGTACGTGGAATGGCACCGGTTCGGTGCCGCGTCCGGGACCGGCGGCGCCCGCCTCGCCGCGGACCGGCGCGCGCACACCGCCGCGGCGCTCGACCGCACGACGCTCGCACCGAGTGGCGCGCGCGCCGCCGGGACGGCGGCGGCCCCGGTGCCCCGCGACCTCGTCGCGAAGTCCGTCACCACGGGCGACTACGACAAGAACGGCTTCGCGGACCTGGTGGTCAGCGGGGTCACCACCGGCGCCGAGCCCGGCCACGGCTGGTCCTGGTACCTCGCGGGAGGCACCGACTCCCTCGTCTACCAGCGGGAGCTGCGCGGCGGGCCGGTCACCGCCTCCGGTGACATCGACGGCGACGGCTACGACGACCTCGTCACCGGCGAGCCGCACAGCCCCGACGACGGCGGCGAGTCCATGACCGGCGGACTGGTCGGCGTCTACCGGGGCGGCCCGAACGGCCCCGCCGGAGCCACCGGCGTCGGCACCCCGCCGCAGTGGTGGACCCAGAACTCCGCCGGCGTACCGGGCGCCTCGGAACGCGGCGACGGCTGGGGCACCGACCTCTCCCTCGGCGACACCGACCGCGACGGCTACGCCGACCTCGCGATCGGCGCCCCCGGCGAGGACATCGGCACCGTCGTCGACGTGGGCATGGTCACCGTCCTGCGCGGCACCGCCCGGGGCCTGACCGGCACCGGCGCCGCCTCCTGGACGCAGGACTCGCCCTCCGTACCGGGCGCCGTGGAGCGTGACGACCGGTTCGGCGGCCAGGTCCGGCTCGTCGACCCCGACGCCGACGGCCGCTTCTCGCTGCTCGCGGCGGCGCCCGGCGAGAACACCGCGGACGGGCACGTCTGGCTCTTCCCCGCGCGTACGGGAGGACTCACCGCGACCGGCTCGTGGAGCTTCGGCGTCTCGTCGTTCGGCGGGCCGTACCTGGACGCCCGCTACGGGAGCGCGATCGACGAGTGA